The following are encoded in a window of Lacinutrix sp. WUR7 genomic DNA:
- a CDS encoding hotdog fold thioesterase yields MTEENIAFIKKTFEETIPLHKFIGIKIEVLEKNYAKVSVPFKKELVGDFRNNRWHGGIIATVMDSVGGLLGGVHFTSLEDKLATIDLRVDYLKGAKAETVIVEGKIVRLGNRILVTKMKAFQNEILIAEGKGVYNFIRMDKKMD; encoded by the coding sequence ATGACAGAAGAAAATATAGCTTTCATAAAGAAAACATTTGAAGAGACTATTCCATTGCATAAGTTTATAGGTATTAAAATAGAAGTACTCGAAAAAAACTATGCTAAGGTTAGCGTGCCTTTTAAAAAAGAACTGGTTGGTGATTTTAGAAACAATAGATGGCACGGAGGGATTATAGCTACCGTTATGGATTCTGTTGGAGGCCTTCTTGGCGGTGTGCATTTCACATCATTAGAAGATAAATTAGCGACCATCGATTTACGAGTAGATTATCTTAAAGGAGCTAAAGCAGAAACGGTTATTGTAGAAGGAAAGATTGTAAGACTAGGAAATAGAATACTAGTTACTAAAATGAAAGCCTTTCAAAATGAAATATTAATCGCCGAAGGTAAAGGGGTTTATAATTTTATTAGAATGGATAAAAAAATGGATTAA